ACCTCGACGCAAGGCTCGATCATTTCGAGTCCATGGCCGCCGTGACACAGGAAGATTCTTCCTGGACCGAGTATTCGCGAATGTTCCAGAGCAGACTATACAAAGGAAACCACTAAGATGTATGAACCTTTGTCTTAATGGACGACGATTCTTTTTCTTCGTAATCACTACAATTTCGCGGGAGGTTAAAACTACCGCGACCATAGCATGTTACAATTCTTCTTGATCGGTGGGAGGGAATTTCATGTTTGGTAGAGATCTGATAAGAAACATATCGATTATCGCCCATATCGACCACGGAAAGACGACGCTGGTTGACCGTTTTCTAGATATAACAGGCACTGTCGAGCACCGGCGCATGAAGGATCAGTTCATGGATTCGATGGACATCGAGCGTGAGAGAGGAATAACGATCAAGTCCAAACCCGTAAAACTTAATTACACGGCCCGCGACGGGAAGACTTACGAGATAAATATAATAGACACGCCCGGTCACGTTGATTTCAATTACGAAGTTTCGAGGAGTCTGGCAGCCTGCGAGGGGGCGATTCTCCTTGTGGACGCCTCTCAAGGCGTTGAGGCCCAAACGGTGGGAAACACTTATCTGGCAATAGAGAACGACCTCGAGCTGATACCGGTTCTGAACAAGATAGATATTCCTAATGCAAACATCGAGGAAACATTGGCCGAAATAGTCGATCTGATAGGCTACAAAGCCGAAGAATGTCTACTGGCGAGCGCCAAAACGGGAGAAGGTGTCGTGGAGATACTCGAAGCGGTGATTGAGCGCATTCCGCCGCCCTCGGGGGATATTTTGGCTCCGCTCAAGGCATTGATCTTCGATGCGGTTTACGATAAGTACAGGGGCGTGGTTGTTCATGTCAGAGTTTTCGAAGGTTCGGTCAGGGGCGGAGACAGAATCATGATGATGTCCTCTCGCGAAATCTTCGAGGTTATAGAGGTCGGCTACTTCCTTCCGCAGATGGTTCCCACCGATTCTATCGACGCTGGGGAGGTTGGTTACATCATAGCCGTAATAAAAGAAGTGGCAAGCGCCAAAATCGGCGATACAATTACAGGCGCTACTAACTCCACTCCCGAGGCCCTTCCCGGTTATAGAGTCGCCAAACCCATGGTTTACGCTGGTATGTTTCCCGGTATGCCCGAGTACTACGAAGAGCTGCGAAAGGCTCTTGACAAGTTCAAATTGAACGATGCAGCC
This portion of the Mesotoga infera genome encodes:
- the lepA gene encoding translation elongation factor 4, which codes for MFGRDLIRNISIIAHIDHGKTTLVDRFLDITGTVEHRRMKDQFMDSMDIERERGITIKSKPVKLNYTARDGKTYEINIIDTPGHVDFNYEVSRSLAACEGAILLVDASQGVEAQTVGNTYLAIENDLELIPVLNKIDIPNANIEETLAEIVDLIGYKAEECLLASAKTGEGVVEILEAVIERIPPPSGDILAPLKALIFDAVYDKYRGVVVHVRVFEGSVRGGDRIMMMSSREIFEVIEVGYFLPQMVPTDSIDAGEVGYIIAVIKEVASAKIGDTITGATNSTPEALPGYRVAKPMVYAGMFPGMPEYYEELRKALDKFKLNDAALVFEPESSPALGFGFRVGFLGLLHMDVVRERLEREFEITCILTAPNVVYRVTMNDGTVREITNPASFPEPGEFAKVEEPFVELSIITPSDYMGNLIGFITTEKRGEFKAVENAGKNRVVMKFVTPLSEIMFDFFDRMKALSRGYASMDYDIIGYRESNLVKVTILVNKETVDSLSFIVHVDKEYAVAKKVVDKLSELIPQHQFQIPIQAKARGRIIARSDIKALRKDVLAKCYGGDVTRKMKLLEKQKEGKKRMREIGQVTIPQNAFLAILRIGDEE